One Thermodesulfobacteriota bacterium DNA window includes the following coding sequences:
- a CDS encoding NADH-quinone oxidoreductase subunit A — MILAIALAAAMLGLSAVLGPRRESKRKLSPYESGIPPTGDTRGKFSIKYYLVGALFILFDVEAVFLFAWAVVFKELGLLAFIEIIVFLIIILGGYFYIVKKGALEWE; from the coding sequence ATGATCCTCGCTATCGCGCTCGCGGCGGCGATGCTGGGGCTGTCGGCCGTGCTCGGACCCAGGCGGGAATCCAAAAGGAAACTGTCCCCCTACGAATCCGGCATACCCCCTACGGGAGACACACGGGGCAAGTTTTCCATAAAGTACTATCTCGTAGGCGCGCTGTTCATACTCTTCGACGTGGAAGCGGTTTTCCTGTTTGCCTGGGCCGTGGTCTTTAAAGAGCTCGGCTTACTGGCGTTCATAGAAATCATAGTGTTTCTGATAATCATCCTGGGCGGTTATTTTTATATAGTGAAGAAAGGAGCGCTCGAATGGGAGTAA
- a CDS encoding NADH-quinone oxidoreductase subunit B family protein, translating into MGVNSNSLLGGDGFITTTIEAFANWGRKNSLWPMPFGTACCAIEMMGVFASRFDLSRFGAEVARFSPRQADLMIVSGTITYKMASVCRRIYDQMPEPKWVIAMGSCTCGGGPFDSYAVVQGIDEFLPVDVYIGGCPPRPEAVIDAVMKIQKKIDLEGAPIL; encoded by the coding sequence ATGGGAGTAAATTCGAATTCCCTTCTGGGCGGCGACGGCTTCATCACGACGACGATCGAGGCGTTCGCCAACTGGGGGAGAAAAAACAGCCTCTGGCCGATGCCTTTCGGAACGGCGTGCTGCGCTATCGAGATGATGGGCGTATTCGCTTCGAGGTTCGACCTTTCGAGGTTCGGCGCCGAGGTAGCGCGCTTCTCGCCGAGACAGGCGGATCTCATGATCGTATCGGGCACCATCACCTACAAAATGGCCTCCGTCTGCAGGAGGATATACGACCAGATGCCCGAGCCTAAATGGGTGATCGCTATGGGCTCATGCACCTGCGGGGGCGGCCCCTTCGACAGCTACGCCGTAGTCCAGGGAATAGACGAGTTCCTCCCGGTGGATGTGTACATAGGGGGATGCCCGCCGAGGCCCGAGGCCGTTATAGACGCAGTCATGAAGATACAGAAAAAGATAGACCTCGAAGGTGCTCCGATACTATGA
- a CDS encoding NADH-quinone oxidoreductase subunit C: MSLDIESLIEALNNENPAPVKERITFRGETTLVIDKDRISDVCRRLKELFGFTFLADLTAVDYLEVKSPRYEVVYHVHRFGPEIDENIRIRLKAELDGDDPKIDSVTDIWSGADWLEREVYDMFGIVFTGHPDLRRILMPEDYEPYPLRKDFDVRDREASRRSFERALREGTE, translated from the coding sequence ATGAGCCTCGATATCGAATCCCTTATAGAAGCTTTAAACAATGAAAACCCGGCGCCCGTCAAAGAAAGGATCACCTTCCGGGGGGAAACGACCCTCGTCATAGACAAAGACAGGATTTCCGACGTTTGCAGGCGGCTTAAGGAATTATTCGGATTTACATTCTTGGCGGACCTCACGGCCGTCGATTATTTAGAAGTCAAGTCGCCCCGATACGAGGTCGTCTATCATGTCCACAGGTTCGGCCCGGAAATCGATGAGAATATAAGAATTAGGCTCAAGGCCGAGCTCGACGGAGACGATCCCAAAATAGATTCCGTAACCGATATATGGAGCGGGGCCGACTGGCTCGAAAGGGAGGTCTACGACATGTTCGGCATTGTATTCACGGGCCACCCCGATTTGAGACGGATCCTCATGCCTGAGGACTACGAGCCCTACCCGCTGAGGAAGGACTTCGACGTGAGGGACCGCGAGGCTTCCAGGCGCTCGTTCGAACGGGCGCTCAG